One genomic segment of Synchiropus splendidus isolate RoL2022-P1 chromosome 16, RoL_Sspl_1.0, whole genome shotgun sequence includes these proteins:
- the LOC128747296 gene encoding cytochrome P450 1B1-like: MAQLESEFGARGWSGQIQPALVAFVICLIFLEACLWVRNVARKRRLPGPIPWPVVGNAMQLGRMPHIAFTKLAKKYGNVYQIRLGNSDVVVLNGNKAIREALVEHSSEFAGRPNFESFQWVSGGKSLTFTNYSKEWKVHRKIAQSTLRAFSSANSETKEAFEQHIVAEAKDLVKVIVNLSTQKGYFHPVHPLTVAAANIICALCFGKRYGHDDVEFRTLLQRMDKFGEAVCAGSLVDVMPWLQSFPNPVHTVYNNFKELNTDYFQFIRSKVDEHRETFDPQVTRGMSDAVIGVIDMDSDMVLAKSFTEATVADLIGAGLDTVSTGLHWSVLLLAKHRDIQSQLQRVIDQVVGRDRLPCVEDRAQLPYLDAFIYETMRFICFIPVTIPHATTSDVTIEGFHIPKDTVVFINQWSINHDPLSWKDPQVFDPSRFLDKNGSLDKDATNNVMLFSAGKRRCIGELVAKVELFLFLAILLHQCSFEKSPDENLSLNYTYGLGLKPLDYKIIAKYRR, translated from the coding sequence ATGGCGCAACTGGAGTCTGAGTTTGGAGCGAGGGGATGGAGTGGACAGATCCAGCCGGCGCTGGTTGCGTTTGTTATTTGCCTGATTTTTCTGGAAGCCTGTCTTTGGGTCAGAAATGTGGCGCGGAAGAGGAGACTGCCTGGACCGATCCCTTGGCCCGTGGTGGGCAACGCCATGCAGCTGGGCCGCATGCCGCACATAGCCTTCACCAAGTTGGCCAAGAAGTACGGCAACGTCTACCAGATACGACTGGGCAACAGCGATGTCGTGGTGCTGAACGGAAACAAGGCGATTCGCGAGGCTCTGGTGGAGCACAGCTCCGAGTTCGCGGGGAGACCCAACTTCGAGTCCTTCCAGTGGGTCTCAGGGGGCAAGAGCCTGACCTTCACCAACTACAGCAAAGAGTGGAAGGTGCACCGGAAGATCGCTCAGTCAACCCTCAGGGCTTTCTCCAGCGCCAACTCTGAAACCAAGGAAGCCTTTGAGCAACACATTGTGGCGGAAGCCAAAGACCTAGTGAAGGTCATCGTCAATCTCAGCACCCAAAAAGGATACTTCCACCCCGTCCACCCGCTGACCGTCGCTGCCGCCAACATCATCTGCGCCCTGTGCTTTGGAAAACGTTACGGGCACGACGACGTTGAGTTCCGCACTCTGCTGCAGAGGATGGATAAGTTTGGAGAGGCCGTCTGCGCGGGAAGTTTGGTGGACGTGATGCCGTGGCTCCAGTCCTTCCCCAACCCGGTGCACACCGTCTATAACAACTTTAAGGAGCTGAACACAGACTACTTCCAGTTCATCCGCAGCAAGGTGGATGAGCACAGAGAAACGTTCGACCCTCAAGTGACCAGAGGCATGAGTGACGCCGTCATCGGGGTGATTGACATGGACAGCGATATGGTACTAGCAAAGAGCTTCACAGAGGCGACTGTGGCGGATCTGATCGGAGCCGGTTTGGACACGGTCTCCACAGGCCTCCACTGGAGCGTCCTTCTTCTGGCGAAGCACCGCGACATTCAAAGCCAACTGCAGCGCGTGATCGACCAAGTGGTGGGGCGGGACCGGCTGCCCTGTGTGGAGGACAGGGCTCAGCTGCCCTACCTGGACGCCTTCATCTACGAAACCATGCGCTTCATCTGCTTCATCCCCGTCACCATCCCCCACGCCACCACCTCCGACGTCACCATCGAGGGGTTCCACATTCCAAAAGACACGGTGGTCTTCATCAACCAGTGGTCCATCAATCACGACCCCCTGAGCTGGAAGGACCCGCAGGTCTTTGACCCGTCACGCTTCCTTGACAAAAACGGCTCCCTGGACAAGGATGCGACCAACAACGTTATGCTCTTCTCAGCGGGGAAGCGGAGATGCATCGGAGAACTGGTCGCCAAGGTGGAGCTCTTCCTGTTCTTGGCCATTCTGCTTCACCAGTGCAGCTTTGAGAAAAGCCCCGACGAAAATCTGTCGCTGAACTACACATACGGTTTGGGCCTGAAGCCCTTAGACTACAAGATCATCGCCAAATACAGACGCTGA